One window of the Anguilla rostrata isolate EN2019 chromosome 13, ASM1855537v3, whole genome shotgun sequence genome contains the following:
- the LOC135238162 gene encoding protein kish-B-like, whose protein sequence is MTNVYSFDGILVFGLLFICTCAYLKKVPRLNTWLLSEKKGVWGVFYKGRSHVSLSSPTGTPGYSDGFPLNNHNYYYQSHLEILSSV, encoded by the exons ATGACGAATG TGTACTCATTTGATGGGATCCTGGTATTCGGTCTGCTGTTCATCTGCACCTGCGCGTACCTGAAGAAAGTGCCCCGTCTGAACACCTGGCTACTGTCGGAGAAGAAGGGCGTGTGGGGAGTTTTCTACAAAGGTAGGAGTCACGTGTCGCTCTCATCACCTACAGGTACCCCCGGCTActcagatgggttccccctaaATAACCACAACTATTATTATCAATCACATTTGGAGATTCTCTCCTCAGTGTAG
- the LOC135238158 gene encoding mitogen-activated protein kinase 14A isoform X3, producing the protein MSQKERPTFYRQELNKTIWEVPERYQSLSPVGSGAYGSVCSSFDVKMGLKVAVKKLSRPFQSIIHAKRTYRELRLLKHMKHENVIGLLDVFTPGTSLEEFNDVYLVTHLMGADLNNIVKCQKLTDDHVQFLIYQILRGLKYIHSADIIHRDLKPSNLAVNEDCELKILDFGLARHTDEEMTGYVATRWYRAPEIMLNWMHYNMTVDIWSVGCIMAELLTGRTLFPGTDHIDQLKRITLLVGTPGPELMEKISSESARNYINSLPQMPKRNFADVFIGANPLAVDLLEKMLVLDTDKRITASEALAHPYFAQYHDPDDEPEADPYDQSFESRELEIEEWKRLTYEEVVSFEPPVFDGDEMES; encoded by the exons ATGTCGCAGAAAGAGAGACCTACTTTCTACCGACAGGAGCTCAACAAAACGATTTGGGAGGTCCCGGAACGCTACCAGAGCTTGTCTCCTGTCGGATCTGGCGCTTACGGATCCGTATG CTCCTCTTTCGATGTGAAGATGGGCCTGAAGGTGGCGGTGAAGAAGCTGTCTCGCCCGTTCCAGTCCATCATCCACGCCAAGCGCACGTACCGCGAGCTGCGACTGCTCAAACACATGAAGCATGAGAAC GTGATTGGTCTGCTGGATGTCTTCACACCTGGAACAAGCCTGGAGGAGTTCAACGATGT GTACCTGGTGACACACCTGATGGGGGCCGACCTCAACAACATTGTCAAGTGTCAGAAGCTCACCGACGACCACGTGCAGTTCCTGATCTATCAGATTCTGCGGGGGTTAAAG TACATCCACTCTGCCGACATCATCCACAGA GACCTGAAGCCCAGTAACCTGGCTGTGAACGAAGACTGCGAGCTGAag atcctGGACTTCGGGCTGGCGCGGCACACGGACGAGGAGATGACGGGCTATGTGGCAACACGCTGGTACCGCGCCCCAGAGATCATGCTCAACTGGATGCACTACAACATGACAG TGGACATCTGGTCTGTGGGCTGCATCATGGCCGAGCTACTGACCGGACGGACCCTGTTTCCCGGCACCGACC ATATCGACCAGTTGAAGAGAATAACTCTCCTCGTCGGGACCCCCGGGCCTGAGCTCATGGAGAAAATCTCTTCAGAGTCT GCCAGGAACTACATTAACTCCCTGCCACAGATGCCCAAAAGGAACTTTGCCGATGTGTTCATCGGGGCGAACCCTCTGG CGGTGGACCTGCTGGAGAAGATGCTGGTTCTGGACACGGACAAGCGGATCACGGCGTCGGAGGCTCTGGCTCACCCGTACTTCGCCCAGTACCACGACCCGGACGACGAGCCCGAGGCCGACCCATACGACCAGAGCTTCGAGAGCCGCGAGCTGGAGATCGAGGAGTGGAAAC gACTGACCTATGAGGAGGTGGTCAGCTTCGAGCCCCCGGTGTTTGACGGAGACGAGATGGAGTCCTGA
- the LOC135238158 gene encoding mitogen-activated protein kinase 14A isoform X1: MSQKERPTFYRQELNKTIWEVPERYQSLSPVGSGAYGSVCSSFDVKMGLKVAVKKLSRPFQSIIHAKRTYRELRLLKHMKHENVIGLLDVFTPGTSLEEFNDVYLVTHLMGADLNNIVKCQKLTDDHVQFLIYQILRGLKYIHSADIIHRDLKPSNLAVNEDCELKILDFGLARHTDEEMTGYVATRWYRAPEIMLNWMHYNMTVDIWSVGCIMAELLTGRTLFPGTDHIDQLKRITLLVGTPGPELMEKISSESPLDPGSKDINQLQQIMRLTGTPPASLISRMPSHEARNYINSLPQMPKRNFADVFIGANPLAVDLLEKMLVLDTDKRITASEALAHPYFAQYHDPDDEPEADPYDQSFESRELEIEEWKRLTYEEVVSFEPPVFDGDEMES, translated from the exons ATGTCGCAGAAAGAGAGACCTACTTTCTACCGACAGGAGCTCAACAAAACGATTTGGGAGGTCCCGGAACGCTACCAGAGCTTGTCTCCTGTCGGATCTGGCGCTTACGGATCCGTATG CTCCTCTTTCGATGTGAAGATGGGCCTGAAGGTGGCGGTGAAGAAGCTGTCTCGCCCGTTCCAGTCCATCATCCACGCCAAGCGCACGTACCGCGAGCTGCGACTGCTCAAACACATGAAGCATGAGAAC GTGATTGGTCTGCTGGATGTCTTCACACCTGGAACAAGCCTGGAGGAGTTCAACGATGT GTACCTGGTGACACACCTGATGGGGGCCGACCTCAACAACATTGTCAAGTGTCAGAAGCTCACCGACGACCACGTGCAGTTCCTGATCTATCAGATTCTGCGGGGGTTAAAG TACATCCACTCTGCCGACATCATCCACAGA GACCTGAAGCCCAGTAACCTGGCTGTGAACGAAGACTGCGAGCTGAag atcctGGACTTCGGGCTGGCGCGGCACACGGACGAGGAGATGACGGGCTATGTGGCAACACGCTGGTACCGCGCCCCAGAGATCATGCTCAACTGGATGCACTACAACATGACAG TGGACATCTGGTCTGTGGGCTGCATCATGGCCGAGCTACTGACCGGACGGACCCTGTTTCCCGGCACCGACC ATATCGACCAGTTGAAGAGAATAACTCTCCTCGTCGGGACCCCCGGGCCTGAGCTCATGGAGAAAATCTCTTCAGAGTCT CCCCTTGACCCGGGTTCCAAAGATATAAACCAGCTTCAGCAGATAATGCGCCTGACGGGGACCCCCCCTGCTTCCCTCATTAGCAGGATGCCCAGCCACGAG GCCAGGAACTACATTAACTCCCTGCCACAGATGCCCAAAAGGAACTTTGCCGATGTGTTCATCGGGGCGAACCCTCTGG CGGTGGACCTGCTGGAGAAGATGCTGGTTCTGGACACGGACAAGCGGATCACGGCGTCGGAGGCTCTGGCTCACCCGTACTTCGCCCAGTACCACGACCCGGACGACGAGCCCGAGGCCGACCCATACGACCAGAGCTTCGAGAGCCGCGAGCTGGAGATCGAGGAGTGGAAAC gACTGACCTATGAGGAGGTGGTCAGCTTCGAGCCCCCGGTGTTTGACGGAGACGAGATGGAGTCCTGA
- the LOC135238158 gene encoding mitogen-activated protein kinase 14A isoform X2, with protein sequence MSQKERPTFYRQELNKTIWEVPERYQSLSPVGSGAYGSVCSSFDVKMGLKVAVKKLSRPFQSIIHAKRTYRELRLLKHMKHENVIGLLDVFTPGTSLEEFNDVYLVTHLMGADLNNIVKCQKLTDDHVQFLIYQILRGLKYIHSADIIHRDLKPSNLAVNEDCELKILDFGLARHTDEEMTGYVATRWYRAPEIMLNWMHYNMTVDIWSVGCIMAELLTGRTLFPGTDHINQLQQIMRLTGTPPASLISRMPSHEARNYINSLPQMPKRNFADVFIGANPLAVDLLEKMLVLDTDKRITASEALAHPYFAQYHDPDDEPEADPYDQSFESRELEIEEWKRLTYEEVVSFEPPVFDGDEMES encoded by the exons ATGTCGCAGAAAGAGAGACCTACTTTCTACCGACAGGAGCTCAACAAAACGATTTGGGAGGTCCCGGAACGCTACCAGAGCTTGTCTCCTGTCGGATCTGGCGCTTACGGATCCGTATG CTCCTCTTTCGATGTGAAGATGGGCCTGAAGGTGGCGGTGAAGAAGCTGTCTCGCCCGTTCCAGTCCATCATCCACGCCAAGCGCACGTACCGCGAGCTGCGACTGCTCAAACACATGAAGCATGAGAAC GTGATTGGTCTGCTGGATGTCTTCACACCTGGAACAAGCCTGGAGGAGTTCAACGATGT GTACCTGGTGACACACCTGATGGGGGCCGACCTCAACAACATTGTCAAGTGTCAGAAGCTCACCGACGACCACGTGCAGTTCCTGATCTATCAGATTCTGCGGGGGTTAAAG TACATCCACTCTGCCGACATCATCCACAGA GACCTGAAGCCCAGTAACCTGGCTGTGAACGAAGACTGCGAGCTGAag atcctGGACTTCGGGCTGGCGCGGCACACGGACGAGGAGATGACGGGCTATGTGGCAACACGCTGGTACCGCGCCCCAGAGATCATGCTCAACTGGATGCACTACAACATGACAG TGGACATCTGGTCTGTGGGCTGCATCATGGCCGAGCTACTGACCGGACGGACCCTGTTTCCCGGCACCGACC ATATAAACCAGCTTCAGCAGATAATGCGCCTGACGGGGACCCCCCCTGCTTCCCTCATTAGCAGGATGCCCAGCCACGAG GCCAGGAACTACATTAACTCCCTGCCACAGATGCCCAAAAGGAACTTTGCCGATGTGTTCATCGGGGCGAACCCTCTGG CGGTGGACCTGCTGGAGAAGATGCTGGTTCTGGACACGGACAAGCGGATCACGGCGTCGGAGGCTCTGGCTCACCCGTACTTCGCCCAGTACCACGACCCGGACGACGAGCCCGAGGCCGACCCATACGACCAGAGCTTCGAGAGCCGCGAGCTGGAGATCGAGGAGTGGAAAC gACTGACCTATGAGGAGGTGGTCAGCTTCGAGCCCCCGGTGTTTGACGGAGACGAGATGGAGTCCTGA